From Haliotis asinina isolate JCU_RB_2024 chromosome 8, JCU_Hal_asi_v2, whole genome shotgun sequence, a single genomic window includes:
- the LOC137293458 gene encoding cingulin-like protein 1 isoform X2: MATVPSFMDWSRRRSENLMDTAEDLLEKLEDVSDLLTEIEDKYIKDPKERDVTENEDGGDDSDDAERDSTLRQFRDGLDSARNLVGVLKREKWRLNKREMSVELRMGELEDYKSHLKTDMTSLNETVDALSVRVVQLENSLCEAQEVQESLEAELADVKEQLEKSHKEKKEILASRKSLEDELKTLKNQNSVGSVRRENDQLQLTVLQEENHKLKEMIRDAESKLNSSAPKDSTPIPPQRHNKVKAAATAAAAGAVVLKRPVENGDTPEVYL; encoded by the exons ATGGCGACTGTCCCCTCGTTCATGGACTGGAGCAGACGTCGCAGTGAAAACTTAATGGACACTGCGGAGGATCTCCTGGAGAAGCTGGAGGATGTCTCAGACCTCCTTACTGAGATAGAGGATAAATATATCAAG GATCCGAAAGAGCGTGACGTCACAGAGAACGAG GATGGTGGGGACGACAGTGACGATGCGGAGCGGGACTCTACTCTAAGACAGTTTAGGGACGGTCTGGATTCAGCCAGAAATCTCGTGGGAGTTCTCAAACGCGAGAAGTGGCGACTCAACAAGCGAGAGATGAGCGTCGAACTGCGCATGGGGGAACTAGAAGACTACAAGTCACATCTGAAAACTGACATG ACTTCCCTGAACGAGACCGTCGACGCGCTGAGTGTGCGCGTGGTTCAGCTGGAGAACAGCCTGTGCGAGGCCCAGGAAGTACAGGAATCACTGGAGGCAGAGCTTGCCGACGTCAAGGAACAGCTAGAGAAGTCCCATAAGGAGAAGAAGG AAATACTAGCGTCCCGGAAGTCACTAGAGGATGAGTTAAAGACACTCAAGAACCAGAATTCAGTGGGGTCTGTGCGCCGAGAAAACGATCAGCTTCAACTCACGGTCTTGCAAGAGGAAAACCACAAGCTCAAAGAAATGATCAGAGACGCTGAATCCAAACTAAACTCCTCTGCTCCGAAAGACTCTACCCCAATCCCGCCACAAAGGCACAACAAAGTAAAGGCTGCGGCGACAGCAGCAGCTGCAGGGGCGGTAGTACTGAAACGACCAGTGGAGAACGGCGATACGCCAGaagtatatctgtaa
- the LOC137293458 gene encoding fibrinogen- and Ig-binding protein-like isoform X3, with amino-acid sequence MATVPSFMDWSRRRSENLMDTAEDLLEKLEDVSDLLTEIEDKYIKDGGDDSDDAERDSTLRQFRDGLDSARNLVGVLKREKWRLNKREMSVELRMGELEDYKSHLKTDMTSLNETVDALSVRVVQLENSLCEAQEVQESLEAELADVKEQLEKSHKEKKEILASRKSLEDELKTLKNQNSVGSVRRENDQLQLTVLQEENHKLKEMIRDAESKLNSSAPKDSTPIPPQRHNKVKAAATAAAAGAVVLKRPVENGDTPEVYL; translated from the exons ATGGCGACTGTCCCCTCGTTCATGGACTGGAGCAGACGTCGCAGTGAAAACTTAATGGACACTGCGGAGGATCTCCTGGAGAAGCTGGAGGATGTCTCAGACCTCCTTACTGAGATAGAGGATAAATATATCAAG GATGGTGGGGACGACAGTGACGATGCGGAGCGGGACTCTACTCTAAGACAGTTTAGGGACGGTCTGGATTCAGCCAGAAATCTCGTGGGAGTTCTCAAACGCGAGAAGTGGCGACTCAACAAGCGAGAGATGAGCGTCGAACTGCGCATGGGGGAACTAGAAGACTACAAGTCACATCTGAAAACTGACATG ACTTCCCTGAACGAGACCGTCGACGCGCTGAGTGTGCGCGTGGTTCAGCTGGAGAACAGCCTGTGCGAGGCCCAGGAAGTACAGGAATCACTGGAGGCAGAGCTTGCCGACGTCAAGGAACAGCTAGAGAAGTCCCATAAGGAGAAGAAGG AAATACTAGCGTCCCGGAAGTCACTAGAGGATGAGTTAAAGACACTCAAGAACCAGAATTCAGTGGGGTCTGTGCGCCGAGAAAACGATCAGCTTCAACTCACGGTCTTGCAAGAGGAAAACCACAAGCTCAAAGAAATGATCAGAGACGCTGAATCCAAACTAAACTCCTCTGCTCCGAAAGACTCTACCCCAATCCCGCCACAAAGGCACAACAAAGTAAAGGCTGCGGCGACAGCAGCAGCTGCAGGGGCGGTAGTACTGAAACGACCAGTGGAGAACGGCGATACGCCAGaagtatatctgtaa
- the LOC137293458 gene encoding cingulin-like protein 1 isoform X1, with protein MATVPSFMDWSRRRSENLMDTAEDLLEKLEDVSDLLTEIEDKYIKQDPKERDVTENEDGGDDSDDAERDSTLRQFRDGLDSARNLVGVLKREKWRLNKREMSVELRMGELEDYKSHLKTDMTSLNETVDALSVRVVQLENSLCEAQEVQESLEAELADVKEQLEKSHKEKKEILASRKSLEDELKTLKNQNSVGSVRRENDQLQLTVLQEENHKLKEMIRDAESKLNSSAPKDSTPIPPQRHNKVKAAATAAAAGAVVLKRPVENGDTPEVYL; from the exons ATGGCGACTGTCCCCTCGTTCATGGACTGGAGCAGACGTCGCAGTGAAAACTTAATGGACACTGCGGAGGATCTCCTGGAGAAGCTGGAGGATGTCTCAGACCTCCTTACTGAGATAGAGGATAAATATATCAAG CAGGATCCGAAAGAGCGTGACGTCACAGAGAACGAG GATGGTGGGGACGACAGTGACGATGCGGAGCGGGACTCTACTCTAAGACAGTTTAGGGACGGTCTGGATTCAGCCAGAAATCTCGTGGGAGTTCTCAAACGCGAGAAGTGGCGACTCAACAAGCGAGAGATGAGCGTCGAACTGCGCATGGGGGAACTAGAAGACTACAAGTCACATCTGAAAACTGACATG ACTTCCCTGAACGAGACCGTCGACGCGCTGAGTGTGCGCGTGGTTCAGCTGGAGAACAGCCTGTGCGAGGCCCAGGAAGTACAGGAATCACTGGAGGCAGAGCTTGCCGACGTCAAGGAACAGCTAGAGAAGTCCCATAAGGAGAAGAAGG AAATACTAGCGTCCCGGAAGTCACTAGAGGATGAGTTAAAGACACTCAAGAACCAGAATTCAGTGGGGTCTGTGCGCCGAGAAAACGATCAGCTTCAACTCACGGTCTTGCAAGAGGAAAACCACAAGCTCAAAGAAATGATCAGAGACGCTGAATCCAAACTAAACTCCTCTGCTCCGAAAGACTCTACCCCAATCCCGCCACAAAGGCACAACAAAGTAAAGGCTGCGGCGACAGCAGCAGCTGCAGGGGCGGTAGTACTGAAACGACCAGTGGAGAACGGCGATACGCCAGaagtatatctgtaa